In Chitinophagaceae bacterium C216, the genomic stretch ATCCATGTAGCTTTTTTTCTGCATATAAAACAATGTTATGCACTCATGTTGCTCCTTATTAAGTTCACTCAAAGCTTCATCAAGTAGGCCATCTGCCAGCACTTTATCTGTTATATCCACATCTTCCTCCTCTCTAGTACTGTCGCTGATTACAGGTAGTTCTACGGGCACTTTTCCTTTTCTGTCGCGCAAAATAGTCAAGCATTGATTTCGAGCTACCATGTACAACCAACTCTTAAAATAATCAATCTCATACTTGGGTATTTCCTGTATCACCTTCAAAAATATCTGCTGGACACAATCTTTAGCCTCCTCTTCATTCTTCAAATATTTCATACACACACCAAATAGCAGTAAAGTGTACCGTTGCAACAAAATGCCGAGCCACTCACTGTTGTGATGCTGCCGAAACCGCTCCAACAGTTCTTTATCGCTAATATCTTTATACAGATCTGTGGTCACACTGATAAAGTTATTTAAATCTACCATTAAGATGCATTAACTGCAAAATTCCACACATTATATTTGTGGCTTACTATTTTTACATAAAATATCCATCATGAACTATGCAATTGTGACGGTGCCCGCCGCCCCTGTAAGAAAGCTTCCCAACCATCGTTCTGAGATGAGCAATCAGTTGTTATTTGGAGAGTCGGTAAAAATCATCCGCCAAAAAAACGAATGGTATAAAATAGAAAGTTTGTATGATGGTTATCAGGGATGGCTCACTCATCATATGATTACGTTGACAGATAAAAGTGAAATAACCTCTTCCTGTCACTTACTGGCACCTCAGTTCTTAACCACCATTCGCATTAACGGGCAAACTATGCAAATTCCTTTAGGGGCATCACTTCCTAATCTAAAGAATAGAAAAGGGACCATTGCCGGAAAAGAATATAGCTTCAATGGGAAGCCCCTTCGACCTGATACTATTTCCAATAAAATTGAACAACTCATTAGCAATGCTATGCAATGGTTAAATGCTCCTTATCAGTGGGGTGGTAAGACCGTTCTAGGAGTGGATTGTAGCGGGTTTAGCCAAACAATGTATAAATTGGTAGGTATGCCCATTCCTCGAGATGCGAAACAACAGGCGCTTAAGGGCACTCTTGTAAAAAATCTACAGCAGGCCCAACCAGGAGATCTAGCTTTCTTTAATGAAGATGACAAAATCGTTCATGTGGGAATCTTACTGGGATCGAATAAAATCATACATGCGGCTGGCAAAGTGCGTATTGATACCATCGATAAAAAAGGCATCGTCAATGTAGACTCCGGTAAGCGAACTCATAATCTTAAGGTAATTAAGAGATTTATTTAATAGCCTCCAAGAGATAATCTTTGCTTACAGGATAAGCCCGATTATACATATGTATAAGATTGGTTACTACAGATAGTGCAAGCTGATTACTTTTATCAAGAGTTTGCCAGCTAATAATAACCGGTTTTACTGCAAAATAGGAATCCGAAAAAGTAGTAGTTTCTCCATCACTGATATTGCGAAAGCCTTTAAGACTCTCTATATCTACAAGGGGCAAGACTCTTTGTAATAATCTGGACAATTTTGTATAGTCTTTCTTTACTGCTTTTCGATAGGCTTCCGTATTAGGAAAATAAACAGTGAGTTGATAGCTATAGTAGGAAAGCATTTTATCACCAAAATCCATTTCCCTTTCATAAAAAAGCATATCCACTTTATTCGCCTGCATGCTAAATGGATTAAATACTTTATACTCTCCTTTTGCGTAATAACCGGTGGAATCGGTTTTATGTAGTATTGTCTTATTCAAAAGTTCCGGATCGGTAGTCAGCGCTTTTACAAATGCAGAAAAAGAACCTGCAAAAGGATTTACTCTGTAATACTTAGCCACTACATCAACAAAGTTCTGCTGAGCCGAGAGTATTTTTCCGGCTAACAAGAAGATTATCAAGTAAAAGAAATATCTCAAAGCGCTAATTTTTAAAAACCTAACAAACATTTTTATTCAGATAGATTGCTCCCTATATAGCGAAGCCGGCTTTCTATGCCGGCTAATAATGTTCAAGTATGATAAAAAACACTTTTATTGCTTTACATAATGCTGTTTATACAAATCAATAGCTTCTGAAACTATGGGAAGCGCAGTTGCTTTGTCCTGAAAGGTATCAATCTCTACTTTCTTATTTTCAAGCACTTTATATTGCTCGAAGAAGTTACGCATTTCAAGCAAAAAGTGCTGTGGCAGCTCGTCAATATTGTCGTATTGTCTTACGGAAGGATCGTGCAGTGCAACTGCAATAATTTTATCATCACGTTCACCACTGTCAATCATCTGCATATTACCTATTACCTTCGCCTGTACCAAACAGAGGGATCGGATGGATTGTGAGCATAGTACCAATATATCCAGTGGGTCCATATCTTGTCCCAGCGTTTGCGGAATAAATCCATAATTCACCGGGTAATGGAACGATGAGTAAATGACCCTATCCAGCTTCAACAGTCCCGTTTCTTTATCTATCTCATACTTTGATCTGGAACCCTCGGGAATTTCGATAATCGCATTCACATATTCTGGTGCATTAGTTCCATAGCTTACTCCATGCCAGGGGTGACGAATTGTTAACATAATGCCTTATTGATTTGTAATTAGCAATAGGAAATGAAAGTGTTATAATTTATATTTTATGTGCAAATATACTAGTTTTCAAAAGCTCCTTCTTTGGACTCAAAAAGATATTTAAAATCAACCAGCCACTTTCCGTCCTTACGCACTACTTTAAGAGTATCTCTATTGTCTTTATGAAAGGAGTTCGAATAAACGATAATGCTGGTAGAATCGTTCAGCAACTGCCTGTTATGAATATGAATACTAGCATCCCACAGCCCCTGCCGTTCCTCGGACGAAAGCTGTATACGCGATACGGCATCCAGTTGCTGGTTATTGATGGAATCGCGCAGCATAAAATCTGCAGCTCGATCGTATCTGCCTTTCAGAGAAGCTTCTAAGAAATTTCTGGCAGCATCCAGATCGCTGTCGGCCTCATCCTGCGATGATCCACTATTGCATGATACCCCTACCAAAAGGCCCCATACAGTTATGAATAGCAACAATTGTTTTGTCATTATGTTTTATTTCAGTTGTTCTAAATTTTTCTGAATTTCTTCAAGCACTTTGGGATCCACATTTCTAAGGATACTATCAGCCTTTTCTCTCTCCTGCTGCATTCTCTCTATATCCATCTCTGAAATATCCGGTACAACCTCCTCTGGGTGCTGCAGGCTTTGCGATCCCATACGCATAAGGGTACTCATAGAAAAATCTACCTTCCATCCATCTTTTTGCTTTATAAGTTTAAAATCGGTGGGTGGTACATCCTTCTTTTTATGTCTTACCTTAATAAATGCCGAGTCCCCCATAATCCTCGCTGGCTCCATTACTACATCCCTGAAATCTTCAGTAGGATCATTATCCGGTAGTGAGTCTTTCATTCTTTCAGCAATTTCTAGACCTTTTTTTATCATTTCTAGAGTAGCCTTGCTATCGTTGGTAACATATTGCGCTGCACCATCTATATCTTTTTTTGCCAGCTTTTCAAAAAACAAAGGCAATACCTCATTAGGATCGTGAATAACAGCCCCACTATTACAAGCAGCTAACCAAAGAAGCATCGTAATACTATATAGAAAAGATACCTGTTTTTTCATCAATAATAGATTATAGTTAATGACCCATAGACCGAAATACCCAGATTCACACAAACAAATGTAAGTATGTGTTTTGAAATTCTGTTTAGGATTATTTTAAAATTGTGCTTCAAATATCAGTATTGCCATATCATTCAGGTATAAATCGTCAATACTCACGTATACAGGATCCTGCTCTTGGGGCAAAAATCCTTGCAGTTCATTATTCAACACCCCATTCATGCATTTAAAAACAAATTCGCTGCAATACA encodes the following:
- the ppa gene encoding Inorganic pyrophosphatase, which translates into the protein MLTIRHPWHGVSYGTNAPEYVNAIIEIPEGSRSKYEIDKETGLLKLDRVIYSSFHYPVNYGFIPQTLGQDMDPLDILVLCSQSIRSLCLVQAKVIGNMQMIDSGERDDKIIAVALHDPSVRQYDNIDELPQHFLLEMRNFFEQYKVLENKKVEIDTFQDKATALPIVSEAIDLYKQHYVKQ